One stretch of Prunus persica cultivar Lovell chromosome G1, Prunus_persica_NCBIv2, whole genome shotgun sequence DNA includes these proteins:
- the LOC18792584 gene encoding vesicle-associated membrane protein 711, whose translation MAILYALVARGSVVLAEFSATSTNASTISRQILEKIPGNSDTHVSYSQDRYIFHVKRTDGLTVLCMADETAARRMPFAFLEDIHQRFVRTYGRAVHSAQAYGMNDEFSRVLSQQMEYYSNDPNADRINRLKGEMSQVRNVMIENIDKVLERGDRLELLVDKTANMQGNTFRFRKQARRFRSTVWWRNVKLTVALIFLVLVIIYVVLAFVCHGLALPSCLK comes from the exons ATGGCGATACTGTACGCGCTGGTAGCGCGGGGATCGGTGGTGCTGGCGGAGTTCAGCGCCACGTCGACGAACGCGAGCACAATCTCCAGACAAATCCTCGAGAAAATTCCCGGCAACAGTGACACCCACGTCTCCTACTCTCAGGATCGCTACATCTTCCACGTCAAGCGCACCGATGGCCTCACCGTCCTCTGTATGGCCGACGAGACCGCCGCCC GGAGAATGCCTTTCGCTTTCCTCGAAGACATTCATCAGAGATTCGTCAGGACCTATGGCCGCGCTGTTCATTCGGCTCAGGCATACGGCATGAACGATGAGTTTTCTAGGGTTTTGAGCCAGCAGATGGAATACTACTCCAACGATCCTAATGCCGATAGGATCAATCGCCTGAAAGGTGAAATGAGCCAG GTGCGAAATGTGATGATTGAGAACATTGACAAAGTTTTAGAAAGAGGGGATCGCTTAGAATTGCTGGTTGATAAAACTGCTAATATGCAAGGGAATACCTTCCGATTTAGAAAGCAAGCTCGCCGTTTCAGAAGCACTGTGTGGTGGAGAAATGTCAAGCTCAC GGTTGCTTTGATATTCCTTGTGCTGGTGATAATTTATGTTGTGCTGGCTTTTGTTTGCCATGGCCTTGCACTACCCTCCTGCTTGAAGTGA